One Candidatus Brocadia sp. genomic window, CTTTGAGTATGAATTTCAGCGGGCGCTGACCAATCGAGTCCTCAATAAAGAAGTTGAGACGGTATTTGTAATGACCAGTGAACAATATTCTTTTTTAAATTCAACACTTATTAAGGAAGCCGTTAGCCTGGGAGGCAGTGTGAGCCAATTTGTCCCTCCGGACGTTGAAAAGCGTCTGGTACAGAAATTTAAGCATATGCATAGAAAGTATACTCAATGAAAATTAACGTCTTGGTTATTGGTGACATTGTGGGGAAACCGGGTCGTGTTATATTGAAGGATAAGTTAAAATCATTCATCGACAAGGAAGACATACACTTTTGCATTGCAAATGGAGAAAACGCAGCAGCAGGAGCGGGGATAACAGGGGAAATAGCAGCAGAATTATTTTCTTATGGTGTTGATGTTATAACCACGGGTGACCATGTGTGGGATAAAAAGGAAATATTGCCAGCACTGGAGACCAATAAAAGTATCCTGAGACCTGCAAATTATTCACCTCTGGCAATAGGAAAAGGCTATGTTGTGAAGAATTCCAGAATGGGCAATCCTGTTGGGGTGATTAACTTATTGGGACGGGTGTTTATGAAACCGATAGATTGTCCTTTCCGGGCTTCTGATGAGATTTTGAAAAATATTTCAAAAGAGGCAAAAATCATCTTTGTGGATATGCATGCAGAAGCAACTTCAGAAAAGATTGCCATGGGATGGTATCTGGATGGTAAGGTGAGTGCTGTTGTCGGCACCCATACCCATGTGCCTACCGCAGATGAAAAAATTTTGCCCAAAGGAACGGCATTTATCAGCGATTTGGGGATGACGGGGCCTCATGAGTCAGTCCTGGGGAGAAAGATTGAGTGTGTAGTAAAGGCTATTGTGACACAGATGCCCACTCGATTTGATGTGGCAGATAAAGATATCCGGATAAATGGTGTGAAGGTGGTTGTGGATAGCCAGACGGGAAACGCAGAAAGCATACGGAGAATCGAAGTTAAAGAAGGTGATTAAATTATTTCCTGACTTCGTCCAGTATGACTTCATTCCGGGTAAAATCATACTGGGCAAAACCGAAGTATAACTGAAGAACCTCAACAGTAAAATTTATATATGAACTTTAATCAAGTGTTACCTTTATTACTGGATACAACAAAAAGTCGAAACAAGATACTGACAATTTCTGAACTTACCCGGAGGATACGTGGTTCACTCGAACAAGAATTTTTTAACTTGTGGGTCGTAGGAGAAGTATCTAATTTAAGGCGACCTACATCAGGACATGTGTATCTGACACTGAAAGATACCGATGCACAACTTCAAGCCGTTATGTTCAAAACCGTTGCGAACAGTATAAAGTTTGAGGTAAGGGATGGGATGGAGATTTTGGCTTTTGGTTCAGTTACTGTTTACGAGGCCCGTGGTCAGTATCAATTGATTATTGAACGTATTGAGCCAAAAGGGATTGGTGCATTGCAACTGGCGTTTTTACAGTTAAAGGAGCGTCTTGAAAAAGAAGGTCTATTTGACCCCGCACATAAAAAGCCGCTTCCTGTGCTTCCGAAAAAAATTGCCATTGTGACATCTTTGACGGGCGCTGCAATCAGAGACATCTTAAATGTAATTAACAGACGATTTGCAAGGGTGGAAATTCTCATCTATCCGGTAAAGGTACAGGGTGAAGGTGCAGCGCAGGAAATTGCACAGGCAATTACTGATTTGAATGCTATTTCCGATATTGACGTAATGATTGTAGGAAGGGGGGGCGGTAGTTTAGAGGATTTGTGGGCCTTTAATGAAGAAGTGGTTGCACGAAGCATTTATGCCTCGAAAATTCCTGTTATTTCAGCCGTAGGCCATGAAATTGATGTGACTATTTCAGACTTAGTTGCTGACAAGAGGGCACTTACACCTACCGAGGCGGGTGAGTTGGTTGTTCCTCGGTATGACCAGGTAAAAGATTCGGTAGAAAAAATTAAGACTAGACTTATACAAGCATTGTATAATAAAATATTGCTTATCAGAACCAGATTGCAGAGGATTAATAACAGTTTTTCGTTTAAAAGACCATTCGATAAGATATTCAGGCTACAGCAGGATTTGGACGAAGTTGCACAACGGCTCGTTACTGCAGGCAAACATACCATGGAATTAGAACGTGAACGACTGACCGGTTTGGCAAACAGATTGGACAGTGTGAGTCCGTTAAAAGTGTTAAACAGAGGTTATTCTATTACTACAAGTGAAGAAAATGACAAACCCATTAAGTCAATTGAAGGATTAACTATTGGTCAAAGGCTGAAGACACGGTTTTTTAATGGTGGTATTGTATCTTCAGTTGTTGAGATTTTGAAGAACGAAGTGTGAATTTTAGTCTATCATGGCAAAGATAAAATTTGAGGATGCATTAAAAGGATTAGAAGATATTGTAGAACGGCTCGAAAAAGGAGATATGTCACTTGATGAAACCTTGTCCGGATACGAAGAGGGGATTAAACTGTATAAACAGTGTGTCGTCCTGTTAGAAGATGCGGAAAAAAAGATTCAGATCCTGGTGAAAGGTGAAAACGGTGCCTTCCGTACCAAAGATTTTGGGATTGAAACGGCCCAGAATGACAATTCAAAATGAACATTGACTATTCGATAAACTTTTTAGATGTATCCAAATGATAAAATATGAGTAAGATATTGGATTGTATTGAATATCCGGAAGATTTGAAGAAGTTAAAGCTGGAGGATTTGCCCAGGCTCGCAACGGAAATTCGGGAATTAATCGTAGACGTTGTTTCAAAAAATCCAGGTCATCTTTCTTCCAACCTCGGTGTAGTTGAATTAACCATTGCGCTCCATTATTGTTTCGATTTTAAGAGGGATAAAATTGTGTGGGATGTCGGCCACCAGGCATATGTTCACAAGATTCTCACTGGTCGGAAATCGAGATTTTCAACCTTAAGACAATATAAGGGGCTCAGCGGTTTCCCGGATAAAAATGAGAGTGTTTATGATCCCTTTACGTGTGGTCATAGCGGGAACGCCATATCGGCTGCACTAGGGATGGCCTGCGCCGATGCAATTCTTGGATACAAGAGATCGATTGTGGCCGTTGTGGGTGATGGCGCTATAGGGGCGGGGATGTCTTTGGAGGCGTTAAACCATGCGGGTGATCTGAAGAAGAATGTGTTGGTGATATTAAACGATAATGAGATGTCGATATCCAATACCGTGGGTGCTTTTTCAAAATATTTGAACAAAATCAGGACTGCTCCGCTATTTGCCGATCTTAAAAAAGAAGCTCGTAATTTACTGAGCCTTTTGCCAGTATTTGGCAAACCAGTTGAAAAGACGCTGGAACACATTGTTGAGTTAATAAGACGGGGAGCTACCCCGGGTCAGATATTTGTAGACCTTGGATTTAATTATTTTGGTCCCATTGACGGGCACGATTTCCGGATATTGATAGAAACATTGAATGATATAAAGCATCTCGAAGGTCCGGTGCTTTTACATGTAGCAACTGAAAAAGGTCGTGGATTTGAGCCGGCATGTCAGAATCCAACACAATACCACAGTGCCGGCAAGTTTGAAATGTGCGACGGAAAAATTAAACAGTCCTCAAACGATGCCAAAAAGATTTCTTACACAAATGTTTTCGGAGATACCCTGGTGGAACTGGCAAAAACCGACCTTAAAATAGCAGGTATTACGGCTGCCATGCCTGACGGAACCGGCATGGTTTCTTTTGGGAAAAAATTTCCAGACCGGTTTTATGATGTTGGAATTTGTGAACAGCATGCCGTGGGTTTGGCTAACGGATTGTCTGCGGGTGGACTGAAACCTGTAGTTGCTATCTACTCAACATTCTTGCAGCGGGCTTATGATCAGGTCTTTCATGATGTTTGTCTGCAAAGGAATAAAGTTGTGTTTGTGCTGGATAGAGCAGGAATTGTGGGGAATGATGGCCCCACGCATAATGGTGTATTTGATATTGCTTATCTGCGTAATCTGCCGGAAATTGTCTTGATGGCGCCAAAGGACGGGAATGAGTTAAAGTCTATGCTAAAGCTTGCTTTAGATTCAGACCAAACTGTTGCGATCCGATATCCCAAAGAGGATGTTCCTGACGAAAAACTTAATTCACATTATAAGACGTTTGAGATTGGAAAGTCTGAGGTGTTGAGAGAGGGGACAGATGGTGTGCTTCTTGCTTACGGTGCCATGGTGTATCGATGCTTGCAGGCTGCGGAAAAGCTGAGTGAAAAAGGCATAGAGGTAACGGTAGTTAATGCAAGGTTTGCCAAACCCCTTGACAAAGAACTTATTTTGAAGTTAGTCAGGAACCATAAATTGATAATCACGGTAGAAGATCATGTACTGATGGGTGGTTTTGGTTCCGCGGTACTTGAGCTTGTTTCTGATGAAAAGGAAAACATCGGTAAAATCGTGAGAATGGGTATTCCCGATCGTTTTGTTGAACATGGACCTCGGAATCTGATATTGAAAAATATTGGTTTGGATGAGGATGGAATTGCTGATAAATTTATTGCAACGCTTGGGTTCGTGGATATACACAATACATTTGCCAAGACAGGAAAGCGACGTTTGACTGTATAAAGAATGAAAAAGATT contains:
- a CDS encoding TIGR00282 family metallophosphoesterase: MKINVLVIGDIVGKPGRVILKDKLKSFIDKEDIHFCIANGENAAAGAGITGEIAAELFSYGVDVITTGDHVWDKKEILPALETNKSILRPANYSPLAIGKGYVVKNSRMGNPVGVINLLGRVFMKPIDCPFRASDEILKNISKEAKIIFVDMHAEATSEKIAMGWYLDGKVSAVVGTHTHVPTADEKILPKGTAFISDLGMTGPHESVLGRKIECVVKAIVTQMPTRFDVADKDIRINGVKVVVDSQTGNAESIRRIEVKEGD
- the xseA gene encoding exodeoxyribonuclease VII large subunit — its product is MNFNQVLPLLLDTTKSRNKILTISELTRRIRGSLEQEFFNLWVVGEVSNLRRPTSGHVYLTLKDTDAQLQAVMFKTVANSIKFEVRDGMEILAFGSVTVYEARGQYQLIIERIEPKGIGALQLAFLQLKERLEKEGLFDPAHKKPLPVLPKKIAIVTSLTGAAIRDILNVINRRFARVEILIYPVKVQGEGAAQEIAQAITDLNAISDIDVMIVGRGGGSLEDLWAFNEEVVARSIYASKIPVISAVGHEIDVTISDLVADKRALTPTEAGELVVPRYDQVKDSVEKIKTRLIQALYNKILLIRTRLQRINNSFSFKRPFDKIFRLQQDLDEVAQRLVTAGKHTMELERERLTGLANRLDSVSPLKVLNRGYSITTSEENDKPIKSIEGLTIGQRLKTRFFNGGIVSSVVEILKNEV
- a CDS encoding exodeoxyribonuclease VII small subunit; this encodes MAKIKFEDALKGLEDIVERLEKGDMSLDETLSGYEEGIKLYKQCVVLLEDAEKKIQILVKGENGAFRTKDFGIETAQNDNSK
- the dxs gene encoding 1-deoxy-D-xylulose-5-phosphate synthase, with product MSKILDCIEYPEDLKKLKLEDLPRLATEIRELIVDVVSKNPGHLSSNLGVVELTIALHYCFDFKRDKIVWDVGHQAYVHKILTGRKSRFSTLRQYKGLSGFPDKNESVYDPFTCGHSGNAISAALGMACADAILGYKRSIVAVVGDGAIGAGMSLEALNHAGDLKKNVLVILNDNEMSISNTVGAFSKYLNKIRTAPLFADLKKEARNLLSLLPVFGKPVEKTLEHIVELIRRGATPGQIFVDLGFNYFGPIDGHDFRILIETLNDIKHLEGPVLLHVATEKGRGFEPACQNPTQYHSAGKFEMCDGKIKQSSNDAKKISYTNVFGDTLVELAKTDLKIAGITAAMPDGTGMVSFGKKFPDRFYDVGICEQHAVGLANGLSAGGLKPVVAIYSTFLQRAYDQVFHDVCLQRNKVVFVLDRAGIVGNDGPTHNGVFDIAYLRNLPEIVLMAPKDGNELKSMLKLALDSDQTVAIRYPKEDVPDEKLNSHYKTFEIGKSEVLREGTDGVLLAYGAMVYRCLQAAEKLSEKGIEVTVVNARFAKPLDKELILKLVRNHKLIITVEDHVLMGGFGSAVLELVSDEKENIGKIVRMGIPDRFVEHGPRNLILKNIGLDEDGIADKFIATLGFVDIHNTFAKTGKRRLTV